The stretch of DNA CGTAAAGGAATCGTTGAATTATTGTTAATCAATCACCCGCTAGATTGTCCTGTTTGTGACCAAGCTGGTGAGTGTAAATTACAAGATTTAAGTTATGAGCACGGAGCAGAAGCGACGCGCTACGAATTTGATCGTCGTACCTTCCCGAAAGAAGATTTAGGTCCAAATATTCAGTTGAATATGAACCGTTGTATTCTTTGTTACCGTTGTGTAAAAACAGCCGATCAAATTACTGGCTGTAGAGAGCATGGGGTAATGAATAGAGGAGATCATGCGGAGATATCAACACATATCCATAAAGCATTAGATAGTGAGTTTATCGGAAATATTATTGATGTTTGTCCAGTTGGAGCATTAACAGATAAAACGTTCCGTTTCAAAAATCGTGTATGGTTCTTAAAACCGGTAGATGCACATCGTGATTGTCCAACGTGTTCGGGTAAAGCGCAGATTTGGTTCCGTGGAAATGAAGTTTTCCGTGTAACAGCGCGCAAAAACGAATGGAACGAAGTGGAAGATTGGATTTGTAATACATGTCGTTTCGAGAAGAAAGACATTAACGATTGGACTTTAGAAAAACCGGCTGATGTTTCGAAAACTTCAGTGATTCGACAAGGACATTATACAGCGAATACGGTGAAACCAGAAGAAACTTTCCCAAAAGTTATCAAACGAGATCCAAAAATCTTATTAGATATTCATCAAGTTTCGGAAGTCAATGAGCCTGATCGTGATATTTCGAAAATTCAAGGTCCAGCAACAAGCTTAGATTATAAAAAAGACTAAATCATACGTAAATTAAATTAACACAAATGACGGAAGAACAAATTGCTTTTGTTTTAGAAAAGTTAGCTTTAGTTGGCGTAATGATTGGATTTTCGCTAGCAGTTGCTGCTTATTCTACATGGGCAGAACGTAAAGTTGCTGCTTTCTTACAGGATCGTATTGGTCCGAACCGTGCCGGTATTTTTGGGTTATTGCAACCATTAGCCGACGGATTAAAATTATTCTCGAAAGAGGAAATCACACCAAAAGATGCCAATAAATTCTTATTCATCTTAGGGACAGCTTTAGCAATGATTGTGGCTTGTATGACAGGTGCAGTTATTCCTTGGTCGACAGCTTTTGAGATCGGTGATCGTCTTGTGGTTCCACAAATTGCAGACATCAATATCGGATTCCTATACATCTTAGGTGTATTAAGTTTAGGCGTGTATGGAATTATGATTGGTGCATGGGCATCGAACAACAAATACTCGTTAATGGGAGGATTGCGTGCCGCGTCACAAATCATTTCGTACGAGTTACCAATGGGATTAACGTTAATCACGATTTTGATGATGACAGGATCATTAAAATTAAGTGATATCGTGGCGCAACAGCAAGACAACTTTTGGTTTGTGATTTTACAACCATTAGGATTCTTAATTTTCTTGGTTTGTTCATTTGCCGAAACAAATCGTACACCATTCGATTTACCGGAAGCAGAGAACGAATTAATCGGAGGTTATCACTCTGAATATTCTTCGATGAAAATGGGATTCTTCTTATTTGCGGAGTACATCAATATGTTCATCAGTTCAACCATTATCGCAACGATTTACTTTGGTGGATACGATATTCCTTTTGTAAATGATGTGGCATTAGGCGAAAAAATTGGTGCAAACTGGTTAGCAATTTTACATTTTGCTTCATTATTTGGAAAAGCTTGTTTCTTTATCTTCTTCTATATGTGGGTAAGATGGACAATTCCTCGTTTCCGTTATGACCAATTAATGGATTTAGGTTGGAAGAAGTTATTGCCTTTGGCATTAATCAATATGTTGATTACAGGATTAGTTATTTTATTAATGAACAATTAATCATCAAAACCTCAAGAAAATGGAAAGAATTACAAATAGAGCGAAACAAGTAGAACGTAAACCCATGAATTTTTGGGAAAGCATTTACTTAATCGCAATTTTTAAAGGATTGATGATTACGTTACGCCACTTCTTTATGAAAAAGGCGACAATCAACTATCCAGAAGAGAAAAGACCGTTTAGTCCTGTGTTTAGAGGATTACACGTTTTAAATAGAGATGAAGAAGGTCGTGAAAACTGTACAGCGTGTGGACTTTGTGCCTTAGCTTGTCCAGCGGAAGCGATTACAATGGAAGCGGCTGAACGTTTACCAGGTGAAGAGAACAAATACCGCGAGGAAAAGTACGCAGCAAAATACGAAATCAATATGTTGAGATGTATTTTCTGTGGATTCTGCGAAGAAGCTTGTCCGAAAGATGCGGTGTATTTATCACAAACGGTAGCGCCTGCAAGTTTTAATCGTAAGAACTTCATCTATACGAAAGAAGATTTATTAATTCCTCATCCAAAAGCATCGAAATAATGGAAATAACAGAAATTTTATTTTACGTTTTATCGGGCTTAACAGTGTTGAGTGCGTTATTAATGGTGTTCAGTAAAAGTGCTGTACATTCTATTTTATACTTAATCATTACTTTTTTCTGCATCAGTGGTCATTACATTTTATTGAATGCGCAGTTCCTTGCCATCGTTAATATCATTGTGTATGCCGGTGCGATTATGGTTCTGTTCTTATTCGTGGTGATGTTAATGAATTTAAATCACGAAAAGAAAACGTTTGGGAAAGCAACCAAATTATTAGCCGCAAGTTTAACGTGTATTTTATTTGTGGCGTTAACGGTGGGCATTTTAACAAGTCAGCCAGCTGCTAATCAAGGTGTGCAATTATTCGAAGGAGAAATTGGTCTAATCAATAATCTTGGGCAATTGTTATACTCGGAGTATGTTTTACCATTCGAATTAAGTAGTATCCTTTTTATTTCAGCGATGATTGGAGCAGTCATCTTGTCGAAAAAAGACGATGAATTAGTGAATTAATAATTAAAAAACGAAGTACAAAATGTTACCAATTAGTTATTATATAATATTATCATTAGTTCTTTTCGCGATAGGAATGACAGGTGTAGCGATTCGTCGTAACGCGATCATCATTTTTATGTGTATCGAATTAATGTTAAACTCAGTGAACCTATTGTTAGTGGCATTCTCTAAAATGCATTATATGAAAAATCCTGAGTTACAAAACGGAACAGATGCACAACTTTTAGTATTCTTTATTATGGTTGTTGCTGCTGCTGAGGTTGCCGTTGGATTATCGGTAATTATCTTATTATTCCGTAAAGTGTATAGTGTAGATATTAATGTTTTAAAACGTTTAAAAGGATAATAGAATGGAGAGTTATTTATGGTTAATCCCGTTAATTCCATTCATTGGATTTTTAATTAACGGTTTAGGACGAAAAGTTTTATCTAACGCTTTAGTTGGATTTATCGGAAGCGCAGCAGTTTTAACAAGTTTTATCTTGTCTGTTGTCGTTTTTATGAATGTACCTTCTGGCGCGGATGCTGCACCAATTATTGTAAAGTATTTTGATATCATCAATTTACCAACCATCAAAGTGCCATTTGCTTTTCAGATTGATGCATTAACAAGTTTATTCTTATTGATTATTACTGGAGTTGGATTTTTAATTCACCTTTACAGTACAGCCTATATGAGTGAAGACAAAGGATTCGGGAAATTCTTTGCGTACTTAAACTTGTTCATCTTCTTTATGTTGTTATTAGTTATGGGGAACAACTTCTTCATGATGTTTATCGGATGGGAAGGTGTAGGTTTATGTTCATTCTTATTGATTGGATTCTGGTACACAAATCCAGATTATGTAAAAGCAGCGAAGAAAGCCTTCATTATGAACCGTATTGGTGATGTTGGTTTCTTATTAGCAATGTTTTGGATTTTTAACCAATTCGGAACGTTAGAATATGAAGTTGTTTTTGCGCAATTAGGGGAAAATTCTCAAGCCATTGCTTCAGGAACAATCGTAGGAATTACATTATTATTGTTCTTAGCAGCAACAGGAAAATCAGCACAGTTACCATTATTTACATGGTTACCAGATGCGATGGCTGGACCAACACCAGTTTCTGCGTTAATTCACGCGGCAACGATGGTTACAGCAGGTATCTTTATGATTACACGTTGCAATGAGTTATTTGCTTTAGCTCCATTTACATTAGAAATCATTCAGTATGTCGGAATGGCAACAGCCTTAGTCACAGCTTCAATTGCGATGCAACAAAACGATATAAAGAAAGTGTTGGCTTATTCAACAGTTTCTCAGTTAGGATTAATGTTCGCAGCAATTGGTTCTGGTGCTTATATCGCAGCCGTTTTCCACGTAATGACTCACGCCTTCTTCAAAGCGTTATTATTCTTAGGTGCAGGTTCTGTGATTCACGGAATGCATCACGAACAAGATATGACGAAGATGGGTGGACTGAAAAAATATATGCCAATCACACACATTACAATGTTAATTGGATGTTTAGCGATTGCAGGTATTCCAGGTTTATCAGGTTTCTTCTCGAAAGACGAAATGTTATTAGGAATGTTTATTTCTAACCCTGTGATTTACGGATTAGGATTTATCGTTTCGGTAATGACAGCATTCTATATGTTCCGTTTATATGCCATGACATTCTTAGGTGAGTTAAGAAACAAAGAAGCTCATCCACACGAAAGTCCAGCACCAATGACGATTCCATTAATCATCTTAGCGGTTTTATCTGTATTTGCTGGTTACATTGGAATTCCAGCTTTGTTTATGCAAGACGGACATAAATTACAAACCTTCTTAAGTGGAGTTGTAAATGTTGGTGAAGCACATCACGTGGCGCATTCAACAGAGTGGATCATGATGATTGCATTATTTGTATGTGTTATCGCAGCAATTTTATTCGCTGTGAAAAAATTCAGCAGCAATGTTGAGGAAGGTGAAGCGACAGGTTTGGCGAAATTCTTTGCGAATAAATGGTATATCGATGAGGTATATGATGGCGCAATTGTAAAGCCAATCATTGAAATCGGTGATGTTTTAAAGAAATATGTAGAGAAGGCAGGATTAGTTGCTTTAGTGGGTGGAGTTGGAACATTTTCAGCTCGTGCTTCGCAACGTGTTCGTGCGCTACAAAACGGAAATGTAGGTTTCTATATCTTAATGATTATCGTTGGAGTAACATTAGGTATTGGAATATTTTTCATTGATTATTTTATAAAATAGACAGAAATGCTTTTACCTTTATTTATCATATTCCCATTCATCGTAGGTGTTTTTATGCTCCTTATGAATGGACAAAAACCACAAAAGTGGTTAGGAGCATTAGTGAGTGGTGCATTGGTAGCTTTATTCTTTTACTTGTCTTGCAACGGAAAAGAAATGGCGTACCAAGCGGATTGGTTTTCGTTTAATAATGTAAAAACATACATCGCCTTAGAAGGAACAGGTTTAGGTGGATTGATGCTATTATTATCGAATCTGGTTTATGCTGCTTTATTCATTTACATTGGTTCATCAGATCAAAAATATTCTAACAGTTTTTACGGTTTATTATTAATCGCATTAGCTGGATTGAATGGTGTATTCTTAGCAAACGATTTAATTTTATTCTATTTCTTCTGGGAAATCGTCTTGATTCCAATCTATTTCTTAATCGGAATTTGGGGGATAGGTGCAGATAAGATTAAAGCCAATATGACATTTTTCCTTTACACGGTTTTAGGTTCGATGTTTATGTTAGCGGGAATCATCTATATCGGATTTAACTTGAAACCAGTTTCATTCCTAATTACAGATGTACAACAAGTGACAACGCCGTATTTCTCAACGAATACATTTTTAGCGTTATTATTCTTGATTGCTTTTGTGATTAAAATTCCAATTTTCCCATTCCACACGTGGCAACCAACAGCGTACAAAACTTCGCCAACTCCGGTGACAGTTGTATTAAGTGCGTTAATGGCAAAAATGGGATTATTCGCAGTGGTGCATTGGTTCTTAGGATTATTTCCTTCGATTTCTGAGTTGTTTAACTACTTCTTATATGTAGCAATTTTCGGATTAGTGTATGCGTCTTTAATCGCTTTAAGTTCAAAAAACATCAAGAAGATTATTGCGTACAGTTCGATTGCGCACTTAGCGTTGATTTTTGTGGCTTTATTTACACAAAATGAAATCGGAACACAAGGTGCTTACTTCCAAATGTTCTCTCACGGTTTAGTGGTTTTAGGACTTTGGTTAATTGTAGATGTGTTAGAGCGTCAGTACAATGTAAAAGATATCAATTCGATCAAAGGTTTAGCAACAGCGAATCCAACATTAGCAATTTTGTTAATGATTTTTGGTTTAGCGAATGTGGCTTTACCGTTAACAAGTTCGTTTATTGGTGAGTTTATGATGTTGAATGCTTTATTTAGTTACAATAAAATCTTAGCGGTTTTCGCGTGTTTAGGAGTTATCCTTTCAGCGGTTTATACATTAAGATTAGCTGGAGCAATATTATTCGGTGAAGTAAAGAATATCGATTTGAACGACCGTACAAAGGATACATCTGGAGTAATTTTGGTTTTAGCTGTTGTAGCAATCATCGTGATTTTCTTAGGAGTTTATCCAACGCCAATCTTTGAAATCATCGCACGTTAAACATTTTTGAATTAAACAGTATGAATACGATTATAATCTCAGCACTTTCAGGAATCATTTTAATGTTTAGTGGTTTCTACATCAAAAACAGTCGTGCGTTAACTTTTATTTCAGCTTTAATGTTTATCGCAATCATTATTGGTGGAGTATTCGAATTGAATGGATGCAAGATGTTGGATGGTAGATTCCCAAATATGATTGGAGAGTCGCTTTACGGAGTATCATTTATCATAGGATTAGCTGCGTTGGCAGTATTCTATTTATTAATCAATAAAGACCAATTTGGGAAAGTTGGAAATCACGTCGGTGAATATTTCGCACTGATTTTCTTCTCTTTCACAGGAGTTGCTGTTTTAGGGCAATTCAATAATTTGGTTCTAATGTTCTTAGGGATTGAATTAATGTCGATTCCGATGTACATCATTGCCGGAACAAACAAAGAAAGTTTAAAAAGTACAGAAGCTTCTGTAAAATATTTCTTGATGGGAGCATTTTCAACAGGAATCTTATTATTGGGAATCACATTTTTATACGGAGCAACAGGAACGTTCTTAGTAGATAACATCGATAAGTTTGATCAAAACTTTGAAATGATTTATTACTTAGGATGGATTTTCATCATCTTCTCGTTCTGCTTTAAAGTTGGTGCTGCACCTTTCCATATGTGGACACCAGATGTCTATGCAGGTACACCAACAGTTTTTACATCATATATGTCGACAATCGTGAAAGGAGGATCATTCTTAGGATTTATCTTAGTGATGCAACATTTTCCAGCGAATGCCGAATACAGTGGATACTTAAGAGTTTTATTAGGGGCCATTATCGTCTTGACGTTAGTATTAGGGAATTTTGGAGCAGTAACGCAAAAATCAGTAAAGAAAATGATGGCATATTCGTCAATCGCTCAAGCTGGTTTTATGTTGTTCGTTTTATTCCAAGTCAATTCAGTTTCTAAAGAAGCGTTATTCTTTTACACAATTGTTTATTCGGTAGCGAATTTCATTATTTTCTATACGATTCAGCAAACAAAAGCAGAGAAATACGAAGACTTAATTGGATTAGGAAAAGCCAATCCTTTCTTAGCTGCAGCAACTTCTGTAGCCCTAATTTCATTAGCCGGAATCCCTTTAACGGGAGGTTTTATTGCGAAGTTTATGGCATTAAGTATTGGTGGAGCAAATGCAGAAAACTTAGTGATTATTGTAATTGCTTTAGTAATGGCGGTATTATCGATGTACTACTATTTTAAAGTGATTATCCATATGTACTTTAAAGAAGGTCATTCTAACATTAAAACGCAAGATGGTTTAACAACAGCTTTATTGGTTGTCGGTGTCATTGTTTTAATTCTAATGGGAATTTTCCCAGGAATCTTACCTTCATTTTTAGCAACACCAATGTGGTAAATATAGAAAACAACTAAATTCTCACCCATAAAGTGAAAAAGCTCGGTTGAATCGAAAGAGGATACCGAGCTTTTTTTGTTTATCATAATCAATGTTGTTATATTGAAATTCAATAATTTATTAATTATGCCAACTAACTTATCTATTAAAAGAGTATTATTATTTCTGTTTTATTCTTTTTGCCTTGCAATTTTATTAAGAATTACTGTATTCGGGAACACAAATTACAATATGTATACTTGTTTTATCGGATTAAGCATTACAGTGATAAGTACTTATTGGATACAGAAAGAAGAAATGTTTTCTTTATCAATTTTAGATAAAATACTTTTAATAGTAGGACCAATTTTTTTCTTTTTAAATACGTGGTTAGATGAGGATATGATGTATAATTTTCTTCAACCTTATTCGATAGGAACTATTTTAATTCTTTTAAATGTTTTCGTGTTTAAAGATTTAAAAAAGTTTAGGAATGCGATCGTTTTATTCTTGATTATCTTAAGTTATAGTAAGTTAAAATATGAGAATTGGCAATACTATCGATTTGAAGATTGGAGAGATAAAGCTGTATTGCTTCATATCAATAAAGAGAATGATACCATTAATACAGATATCGATTTAGCTCAATTTAATTTTATTGACACAAAATTAGATACGATTAAATTATCCAAACAAAAACCTTATACATTTATTATTACGTGGGATGAATATTGCAGATTTTGTAAAACAGCTTTTAAGGATTTAAATCCTGTATTAGAAAAATATCCAAATGTTGAAAAATACTACGTCTATAATTTTAAGAAATATCAGCCAAAATCTTTTATCGATAGTTACAAAAATCAATCAATATTAGCAGACAAAAATGTAGTCGCAGATTATAATTATTCTTTTACAAAACATATTGGAATATTTGGAAATCCAACTTTTATTGTAATCAATAATCAAACGAATAAGATGGTTTATTTAGGAGGAGGATATAGTGATTATACTAAAAAAACTTTGATTGAAACTTTAGACCAATCAAATAAATAGAAAAATAGCATTGAAAATGAAAAAGCTCGGTTGAATCGAAAGAGGATACCGAGCTTTTTTTGTAAGTTTGAAATACTAAAGTTTATAGAAAAGTTAACATGAGAAAATTTACACTAATTCTGTGCTTATTCTTGGTGCAATTTGTATTTGCACAACGCAAAGGATATTGGCAACAAAAGGTGGATTACAAAATGACGATTGATGTAAAAGACGATTTATATCAATACGATGGAAAAATGAAGTTGAAGTACACAAACAATTCAGGTCAAAGCTTGAATAAAGTGTATTTTCATTTATACTTTAACGCGTTTCAACCAGGTTCGATGATGGATTACCGTTTAGCAAACATCGCTGATCCAGATAAGCGTATGGTTTCTAACATTGGAACAAAAGAAAATCCTAAAATGCAATCGCGTATCGCGACTTTAGGGACAGATAATATGGGTTACCAAAAGATTAAATCGTTAACACAAAACGGGAAGGCAACTTCTTACAAAGTGGACGGAACAATCTTAGAAGTAACATTAGCAACACCAATCAAACCAGGAAAATCAACAACGTTTGATATGGTTTGGGAAGCGCAAGTACCAGAACAAATTCGTCGTTCAGGACGTAACTCAAAAGAAGGAGTGGCATATTCAATGACACAATGGTATCCAAAAATGGCTCAATTTGATGAGTTCGGATGGCATTTAGACGAATATGTAGGACGTGAGTTTATCGCTCCATTCGGAAACTTCGATGTAACAATTAACATCGGAAAAGATTATGTAATTGGTTCATCAGGTGTTTTACAAAATCCAAAAGAAGTCAAAGGATACGATGCAAATGCAAAAATTGTTGAAAAAAACGGAAAAGCATCTTGGAACTTTAAAGCTACAAACATTCACGATTTTGCGTGGGCTGCAGATAAAGACTTTGTCGTAGATCAAGGAACTTCAAAAGGTGGAGTAAAAGTATACTTAGTGTACAAACCAGGAGAGAAAACTACAAAAGTGTGGAAAGAAGCAATGCCTTATGCCACAGAATTCTTTGACTATTCAGCAAAGAAATTTGGAGCTTATCCATGGCCAACATACACAGTTGTACAAGGTGGCGACGGTGGTATGGAGTACGGAACGGCTACTTTAGTAACAGGTGAAAGAAACTTAGAGTCATTAGTAGGTGTAATATTCCACGAAGCGGCACACTCTTGGTACCAACATTTATTCGGAATCAATGAGACAGTTGATGAATGGTTCGATGAAGGTTTTACATCATATGTGGAGAACTTAGCATCATTACAAGTTTTAGAAAAACAGCAAACTATTCCATCGAATCCTAATTTAGGAGCTTACAAAGGATATGTAGCGTTAGCATTATCAGGTAAAGAAGAACCTGCAAGTTTATTAGCAGATTATTATAATACAAACTATGCGTATTCGTTAGAAGCTTACTACAAAGGTCAAGTTTTAGCGATACAATTGGGATACATCATTGGACAAGAAAACTTAGATAAAACATTCTTAGAATTCTATAACCAATGGAAATTTAAACACCCAACAGCAAACGACTTCAAGCGTGTAGCAGAAGAAGTTTCTGGAATTAACTTAAAATGGTATTTCAACTTATTCATCAATACAACACGTAAAATTGATTATGCAATTGAAAATG from Faecalibacter sp. LW9 encodes:
- a CDS encoding NADH-quinone oxidoreductase subunit N, encoding MNTIIISALSGIILMFSGFYIKNSRALTFISALMFIAIIIGGVFELNGCKMLDGRFPNMIGESLYGVSFIIGLAALAVFYLLINKDQFGKVGNHVGEYFALIFFSFTGVAVLGQFNNLVLMFLGIELMSIPMYIIAGTNKESLKSTEASVKYFLMGAFSTGILLLGITFLYGATGTFLVDNIDKFDQNFEMIYYLGWIFIIFSFCFKVGAAPFHMWTPDVYAGTPTVFTSYMSTIVKGGSFLGFILVMQHFPANAEYSGYLRVLLGAIIVLTLVLGNFGAVTQKSVKKMMAYSSIAQAGFMLFVLFQVNSVSKEALFFYTIVYSVANFIIFYTIQQTKAEKYEDLIGLGKANPFLAAATSVALISLAGIPLTGGFIAKFMALSIGGANAENLVIIVIALVMAVLSMYYYFKVIIHMYFKEGHSNIKTQDGLTTALLVVGVIVLILMGIFPGILPSFLATPMW
- the nuoK gene encoding NADH-quinone oxidoreductase subunit NuoK, whose product is MLPISYYIILSLVLFAIGMTGVAIRRNAIIIFMCIELMLNSVNLLLVAFSKMHYMKNPELQNGTDAQLLVFFIMVVAAAEVAVGLSVIILLFRKVYSVDINVLKRLKG
- the nuoI gene encoding NADH-quinone oxidoreductase subunit NuoI, whose protein sequence is MERITNRAKQVERKPMNFWESIYLIAIFKGLMITLRHFFMKKATINYPEEKRPFSPVFRGLHVLNRDEEGRENCTACGLCALACPAEAITMEAAERLPGEENKYREEKYAAKYEINMLRCIFCGFCEEACPKDAVYLSQTVAPASFNRKNFIYTKEDLLIPHPKASK
- the nuoH gene encoding NADH-quinone oxidoreductase subunit NuoH, which gives rise to MTEEQIAFVLEKLALVGVMIGFSLAVAAYSTWAERKVAAFLQDRIGPNRAGIFGLLQPLADGLKLFSKEEITPKDANKFLFILGTALAMIVACMTGAVIPWSTAFEIGDRLVVPQIADINIGFLYILGVLSLGVYGIMIGAWASNNKYSLMGGLRAASQIISYELPMGLTLITILMMTGSLKLSDIVAQQQDNFWFVILQPLGFLIFLVCSFAETNRTPFDLPEAENELIGGYHSEYSSMKMGFFLFAEYINMFISSTIIATIYFGGYDIPFVNDVALGEKIGANWLAILHFASLFGKACFFIFFYMWVRWTIPRFRYDQLMDLGWKKLLPLALINMLITGLVILLMNN
- a CDS encoding NADH-quinone oxidoreductase subunit J, with the translated sequence MEITEILFYVLSGLTVLSALLMVFSKSAVHSILYLIITFFCISGHYILLNAQFLAIVNIIVYAGAIMVLFLFVVMLMNLNHEKKTFGKATKLLAASLTCILFVALTVGILTSQPAANQGVQLFEGEIGLINNLGQLLYSEYVLPFELSSILFISAMIGAVILSKKDDELVN
- the nuoL gene encoding NADH-quinone oxidoreductase subunit L, which gives rise to MESYLWLIPLIPFIGFLINGLGRKVLSNALVGFIGSAAVLTSFILSVVVFMNVPSGADAAPIIVKYFDIINLPTIKVPFAFQIDALTSLFLLIITGVGFLIHLYSTAYMSEDKGFGKFFAYLNLFIFFMLLLVMGNNFFMMFIGWEGVGLCSFLLIGFWYTNPDYVKAAKKAFIMNRIGDVGFLLAMFWIFNQFGTLEYEVVFAQLGENSQAIASGTIVGITLLLFLAATGKSAQLPLFTWLPDAMAGPTPVSALIHAATMVTAGIFMITRCNELFALAPFTLEIIQYVGMATALVTASIAMQQNDIKKVLAYSTVSQLGLMFAAIGSGAYIAAVFHVMTHAFFKALLFLGAGSVIHGMHHEQDMTKMGGLKKYMPITHITMLIGCLAIAGIPGLSGFFSKDEMLLGMFISNPVIYGLGFIVSVMTAFYMFRLYAMTFLGELRNKEAHPHESPAPMTIPLIILAVLSVFAGYIGIPALFMQDGHKLQTFLSGVVNVGEAHHVAHSTEWIMMIALFVCVIAAILFAVKKFSSNVEEGEATGLAKFFANKWYIDEVYDGAIVKPIIEIGDVLKKYVEKAGLVALVGGVGTFSARASQRVRALQNGNVGFYILMIIVGVTLGIGIFFIDYFIK
- a CDS encoding M1 family metallopeptidase; translated protein: MRKFTLILCLFLVQFVFAQRKGYWQQKVDYKMTIDVKDDLYQYDGKMKLKYTNNSGQSLNKVYFHLYFNAFQPGSMMDYRLANIADPDKRMVSNIGTKENPKMQSRIATLGTDNMGYQKIKSLTQNGKATSYKVDGTILEVTLATPIKPGKSTTFDMVWEAQVPEQIRRSGRNSKEGVAYSMTQWYPKMAQFDEFGWHLDEYVGREFIAPFGNFDVTINIGKDYVIGSSGVLQNPKEVKGYDANAKIVEKNGKASWNFKATNIHDFAWAADKDFVVDQGTSKGGVKVYLVYKPGEKTTKVWKEAMPYATEFFDYSAKKFGAYPWPTYTVVQGGDGGMEYGTATLVTGERNLESLVGVIFHEAAHSWYQHLFGINETVDEWFDEGFTSYVENLASLQVLEKQQTIPSNPNLGAYKGYVALALSGKEEPASLLADYYNTNYAYSLEAYYKGQVLAIQLGYIIGQENLDKTFLEFYNQWKFKHPTANDFKRVAEEVSGINLKWYFNLFINTTRKIDYAIENVQGNTFQVVNKSDFAMPLDVLVEYTDGTKELFYIPLREMRGEKPAENLVEYQGVKRTVLTDAFWTNPVYEVKASKAIKTIVIDPTQRLADVDYTNNVYKN
- a CDS encoding NADH-quinone oxidoreductase subunit M yields the protein MLLPLFIIFPFIVGVFMLLMNGQKPQKWLGALVSGALVALFFYLSCNGKEMAYQADWFSFNNVKTYIALEGTGLGGLMLLLSNLVYAALFIYIGSSDQKYSNSFYGLLLIALAGLNGVFLANDLILFYFFWEIVLIPIYFLIGIWGIGADKIKANMTFFLYTVLGSMFMLAGIIYIGFNLKPVSFLITDVQQVTTPYFSTNTFLALLFLIAFVIKIPIFPFHTWQPTAYKTSPTPVTVVLSALMAKMGLFAVVHWFLGLFPSISELFNYFLYVAIFGLVYASLIALSSKNIKKIIAYSSIAHLALIFVALFTQNEIGTQGAYFQMFSHGLVVLGLWLIVDVLERQYNVKDINSIKGLATANPTLAILLMIFGLANVALPLTSSFIGEFMMLNALFSYNKILAVFACLGVILSAVYTLRLAGAILFGEVKNIDLNDRTKDTSGVILVLAVVAIIVIFLGVYPTPIFEIIAR
- a CDS encoding 2Fe-2S iron-sulfur cluster-binding protein, yielding MAEETPLFKVTIDNQTVEVPAGTTILQAARMIGKEVAPPAMCYYGKLENTGGNCRTCLVEVSKGSDADPRPMPKLVPSCRTTVMDGMVVGNKTSERVVEARKGIVELLLINHPLDCPVCDQAGECKLQDLSYEHGAEATRYEFDRRTFPKEDLGPNIQLNMNRCILCYRCVKTADQITGCREHGVMNRGDHAEISTHIHKALDSEFIGNIIDVCPVGALTDKTFRFKNRVWFLKPVDAHRDCPTCSGKAQIWFRGNEVFRVTARKNEWNEVEDWICNTCRFEKKDINDWTLEKPADVSKTSVIRQGHYTANTVKPEETFPKVIKRDPKILLDIHQVSEVNEPDRDISKIQGPATSLDYKKD